The Porites lutea chromosome 4, jaPorLute2.1, whole genome shotgun sequence genome contains a region encoding:
- the LOC140936061 gene encoding uncharacterized protein isoform X2: protein MTSKKYQEEMETWEVQHLSRQANEDLSHALEKPTLNWEELMRSDTFASIYSENDIKKIRMTGCHPAKALIEDLDSRKISLKVLLRGLFKIGNRKAISIIEKDLMGRGFYVEDSGGRPPPPPYISREPEEHDMASSSYAPLIQRGEQSETLVRDPVQESGTSEDSRLCVPRRPGYMEIVLSFFPCLSLPFFP, encoded by the exons ATGACAAGCAAAAAATATCAGGAG GAAATGGAAACTTGGGAAGTCCAGCACTTATCTAGACAAGCAAACGAAGACCTTTCCCACGCCCTGGAGAAACCCACCTTGAACTGGGAGGAACTTATGAGAAGTGACACATTTGCTTCAATTTATTCAGAAAATGATATTAAGAAGATACGAATGACTGGTTGCCACCCAGCAAAGGCTTTAATTGAAGACCTCGATTCCAGAAAAATTTCACTAAAAGTCTTGCTAAGAGGTCTATTTAAAATTGGCAACAGAAAGGCCATTTCAATCATCGAAAAAG ACTTGATGGGTAGAGGATTTTACGTGGAAGACTCTGGTGGACGGCCTCCCCCTCCTCCGTACATCAGCCGCGAGCCAGAAGAG cATGATATGGCTTCATCGTCCTACGCACCTTTGATACAGCGTGGGGAACAATCCGAAACATTAGTACGTGATCCTGTACAAGAATCAGGAACCAGCGAGGACTCGCGACTCTGTGTTCCGAGACGTCCAGGATACATGGAAATAGTCTTAAGTTTTTTTCCCTGTCTTTCTTTGCCTTTCTTTCCTTGA
- the LOC140936061 gene encoding uncharacterized protein isoform X1, protein MVLFILYQQEMETWEVQHLSRQANEDLSHALEKPTLNWEELMRSDTFASIYSENDIKKIRMTGCHPAKALIEDLDSRKISLKVLLRGLFKIGNRKAISIIEKDLMGRGFYVEDSGGRPPPPPYISREPEEHDMASSSYAPLIQRGEQSETLVRDPVQESGTSEDSRLCVPRRPGYMEIVLSFFPCLSLPFFP, encoded by the exons ATGGTTCTCTTTATTTTATATCAACAGGAAATGGAAACTTGGGAAGTCCAGCACTTATCTAGACAAGCAAACGAAGACCTTTCCCACGCCCTGGAGAAACCCACCTTGAACTGGGAGGAACTTATGAGAAGTGACACATTTGCTTCAATTTATTCAGAAAATGATATTAAGAAGATACGAATGACTGGTTGCCACCCAGCAAAGGCTTTAATTGAAGACCTCGATTCCAGAAAAATTTCACTAAAAGTCTTGCTAAGAGGTCTATTTAAAATTGGCAACAGAAAGGCCATTTCAATCATCGAAAAAG ACTTGATGGGTAGAGGATTTTACGTGGAAGACTCTGGTGGACGGCCTCCCCCTCCTCCGTACATCAGCCGCGAGCCAGAAGAG cATGATATGGCTTCATCGTCCTACGCACCTTTGATACAGCGTGGGGAACAATCCGAAACATTAGTACGTGATCCTGTACAAGAATCAGGAACCAGCGAGGACTCGCGACTCTGTGTTCCGAGACGTCCAGGATACATGGAAATAGTCTTAAGTTTTTTTCCCTGTCTTTCTTTGCCTTTCTTTCCTTGA
- the LOC140936062 gene encoding uncharacterized protein, with product MQEMPRKIEVGDLSGKTLSFLSHSLDKPTLNSWEDLMRSRTFRSIYSTDAPEKIRLKSQGLVHPAESLIQDLAKRKTPLEDLICGLREIGNEEAISIIEHREKWLEETMSNSFSPQDSGGRPPPSLSIPRQPEENGSSASLSYARCASSVKTQGETYPVQESAGIKEDRPCDPDRLQQYMGMIFNYFLPCFELLGRPKEYSNI from the exons ATGCAGGAAATGCCGAGAAAAATCGAAGTTGGGGACCTGTCTGGTAAGACGCTTAGCTTCCTCTCCCACTCGTTGGACAAACCCACCCTAAACTCCTGGGAGGACCTAATGCGAAGTCGAACCTTTCGCTCCATATACTCAACCGATGCTCCCGAGAAAATACGACTGAAAAGTCAGGGCCTCGTGCACCCAGCGGAGTCTTTAATACAAGACCTCGCAAAGCGGAAAACACCTTTGGAAGACCTGATATGTGGTCTAAGAGAAATTGGCAACGAAGAGGCAATTTCGATCATTGAACATCGGGAGAAATGGTTGGAAG AAACGATGAGCAATAGTTTCAGCCCCCAAGACTCTGGTGGACGACCGCCTCCTTCACTCTCCATACCGCGACAACCAGAAGAG AACGGCTCTTCGGCTTCGTTGTCATATGCCAGATGTGCCTCTTCAGTAAAGACACAAGGCGAAACATATCCTGTTCAGGAATCAGCAGGAATCAAGGAAGACCGTCCGTGCGATCCGGATCGACTCCAACAATACATGGGAATGATCTTCAACTATTTCTTGCCTTGCTTTGAATTGTTGGGCCGCCCAAAAGAATATAGTAATATTTAG